The Stappia sp. genome window below encodes:
- a CDS encoding PAS domain-containing protein, with product MSKLSEPCVSADQPAIDDLAMVDLVSDHGVILDCDARQAAWLGHSVEDLVGADWSLVYSRSARKDLRALLAAGASGPVPRRLRLRDAEGRSRPVSALVEIGRHRGEGLTLRLFKWREAEFARAADLSEGKAVLIDILNASDDPCWCIEYAEPVDLSAPEPEIVRQMFENRRHWRFCNPAMGRFYRLPGDQDLNDRPVREIFDRNPENEDFALFLLRNNFDVVRALSRDTRYDGTTIDVENDVRGLIRNNCLFRMWGTVRDVSKQLRRSDELRKQVGDLELALAAVPEALALVDEQGIVIFANAAAETLFGLSPDLIVGRPLDRLVRSGASFEALAVQTRESPIGALHAPVPVMIAGRDGAIGADLNARCFQTRGRPFLAVSFRNGVTAHSGDLLHRGRAGQ from the coding sequence ATGTCCAAGCTCTCCGAGCCCTGTGTGTCCGCCGATCAGCCGGCGATCGACGATCTGGCGATGGTCGATCTGGTCTCGGACCACGGCGTGATCCTGGACTGCGATGCGCGTCAGGCCGCCTGGCTGGGGCATTCGGTCGAGGATCTCGTCGGCGCGGACTGGTCGCTCGTCTACAGCCGGAGCGCGCGCAAGGATCTCCGCGCGCTGCTGGCGGCGGGCGCGAGCGGGCCGGTTCCGCGCCGCCTGCGGCTGCGCGATGCCGAAGGGCGTTCGCGTCCGGTCAGCGCGCTGGTCGAGATCGGGAGGCATCGCGGCGAGGGGCTCACGCTGCGCCTGTTCAAGTGGCGCGAGGCGGAGTTCGCCCGCGCGGCGGATCTGAGCGAAGGCAAGGCCGTGCTCATCGACATTCTCAACGCCTCCGACGATCCGTGCTGGTGCATCGAATATGCCGAGCCGGTGGATCTCTCCGCGCCCGAGCCCGAGATCGTGCGCCAGATGTTCGAGAACCGCCGTCATTGGCGTTTCTGCAATCCCGCCATGGGGCGCTTCTATCGTTTGCCGGGCGACCAGGACCTGAACGACCGGCCGGTGCGCGAGATCTTCGACCGCAACCCGGAGAACGAGGACTTCGCACTGTTTCTGCTGCGCAACAACTTCGATGTGGTGCGGGCGCTGTCACGCGACACCCGCTACGACGGCACCACCATCGACGTGGAAAACGATGTGCGCGGACTGATCCGCAACAACTGTCTGTTCCGCATGTGGGGCACCGTGCGCGATGTGTCGAAGCAATTGCGCCGCAGCGACGAATTGCGCAAGCAGGTGGGCGATCTGGAACTGGCGCTGGCCGCCGTGCCGGAGGCGCTGGCGCTGGTCGACGAGCAGGGCATCGTCATTTTCGCGAATGCCGCCGCGGAGACGCTGTTCGGCCTGTCGCCGGACCTGATCGTCGGCCGCCCGCTGGATCGTCTGGTGCGAAGCGGCGCGAGTTTCGAGGCGCTGGCCGTTCAGACGCGCGAGAGCCCGATCGGGGCCTTGCACGCGCCCGTCCCCGTCATGATCGCGGGGCGTGACGGTGCCATCGGCGCGGACCTGAACGCAAGGTGCTTCCAGACGCGCGGGCGGCCGTTTCTGGCGGTGTCCTTTCGCAACGGCGTGACGGCGCACTCCGGCGACCTGCTGCACCGCGGGCGGGCCGGGCAATGA
- the rpoN gene encoding RNA polymerase factor sigma-54 — protein sequence MSIAPALALKQKKLLALTPDMQRALAILQMGAHDLTDFLKRQADMNPLLSVGASQDGHRDAGAGRREGDDFIATMEDRGPCLVEHVLGQLALCGISPEERGLALLLTDALTPAGWLEAPLAGIAERHGVALPRLERVLGKLQGMEPTGLFARDLTDCLRLQLDDAGWLDGDARKVLAHLKTLEAGGVAALSRVAALPRARVEAVLRRVRTLDPKPGLAFSRPPVQTIRPDLIADRDAHGAWRVTLDRSMLPDVRVDDALYRDMSRHGASEDLKTAYGTARWLVSAVARRQETVLRIGVALVQHQRGFLNAGPSALRPLLQRDLAGELGYSESTVSRVVNATFMQTPSGTLPLKRFFMQPIGTAGGTGDQTAGVSPAWLCETIRAQISVEDPKAPLSDAEIAAHFAQRGLTIARRTVAKYRAQMGIPVTYKRRRKADRAG from the coding sequence ATGAGCATCGCTCCGGCCCTGGCGCTCAAGCAGAAGAAGCTGCTGGCTCTGACCCCGGACATGCAGCGCGCGCTCGCGATCCTGCAGATGGGCGCGCACGATCTGACCGACTTCCTCAAGCGTCAGGCCGACATGAACCCGCTGCTCAGCGTCGGCGCGTCGCAGGACGGCCATCGCGACGCAGGCGCGGGCCGGCGGGAGGGCGACGACTTCATCGCCACCATGGAGGATCGGGGCCCCTGCCTTGTCGAACATGTTCTGGGACAGTTGGCGTTGTGCGGGATCTCTCCGGAGGAGCGCGGACTGGCGCTGCTGCTCACCGACGCCCTGACGCCGGCGGGCTGGCTCGAGGCGCCGCTTGCCGGGATTGCCGAGCGCCACGGCGTTGCCCTGCCGCGCCTGGAGCGCGTGCTGGGCAAGCTGCAGGGCATGGAACCAACGGGGCTGTTCGCGCGCGATCTGACCGACTGTCTGCGCCTGCAACTGGACGACGCCGGCTGGCTCGACGGCGATGCCCGCAAGGTGCTGGCCCATCTGAAGACGCTGGAAGCGGGCGGTGTGGCGGCGTTGAGCCGCGTCGCCGCTCTGCCGCGCGCGCGTGTCGAGGCGGTGTTGCGACGGGTGCGCACGCTCGACCCGAAACCCGGGCTCGCGTTCTCGCGCCCGCCGGTCCAGACGATTCGCCCGGACCTGATCGCGGATCGCGACGCGCACGGCGCCTGGCGGGTCACGCTCGACCGCTCGATGTTGCCCGATGTGCGGGTGGATGACGCGCTCTACCGCGACATGAGCCGGCACGGCGCTTCCGAGGATCTGAAGACGGCCTATGGAACGGCGCGCTGGCTCGTTTCGGCCGTGGCGCGCCGGCAGGAGACGGTGCTGCGGATCGGCGTCGCGCTGGTGCAGCACCAGCGCGGGTTCCTCAATGCGGGACCGTCCGCCCTTCGGCCGTTGCTGCAACGCGATCTCGCCGGCGAACTCGGCTACAGCGAAAGCACCGTCAGCCGGGTGGTCAATGCGACCTTCATGCAGACGCCCTCGGGCACGCTGCCGCTCAAGCGGTTCTTCATGCAGCCCATCGGAACGGCGGGCGGGACGGGGGATCAGACCGCCGGTGTCTCGCCGGCCTGGCTGTGCGAGACCATCCGCGCGCAGATCAGCGTGGAAGATCCGAAGGCGCCGCTGAGCGACGCGGAGATTGCGGCGCATTTCGCGCAGCGCGGCCTGACCATTGCCCGGCGCACCGTCGCGAAGTACCGCGCGCAGATGGGCATCCCCGTCACCTACAAACGCCGGCGCAAGGCGGATCGCGCCGGCTGA
- a CDS encoding cytochrome P450, with protein sequence MTTETLDDAPFLDIKDPAFSMRSPEVADARERSWYARTPYGIAVLRYEEVARLIRDPRLRQGSYAWPAHNGASGSWADWWLRIMLNREGADHQRLRKLANPAFSPKLVKVLRPEFRKLANELIDGFAAEGECEFVRAFAEPYATRVICLLLGTDQGDWEHLVDLAVQMGMALGTTYREDQDQINAATDEMFAYAQRIVDDLRARGLDDGFVSSLIRANQDNPDLLSEQEMVDTIVLSVFGGIDTTRNQIGLAMDTFIRHPDQWALLGDTPDLARLAVEEVMRVRPTVTWVTREALEDMEYQGLTIAKGTTVHMFSQSACSDPRAFDNPAFDITVADRKNHFGFGLGAHHCIGHFIARGDMTEALALLAQRVRNPRYAGEPTFLRDSGNTGPLTMPVAFDPET encoded by the coding sequence ATGACTACCGAAACGCTCGATGACGCCCCGTTCCTCGATATCAAGGATCCCGCCTTCTCGATGCGCTCGCCGGAGGTGGCGGATGCGCGCGAGCGCAGCTGGTATGCGCGCACGCCCTACGGGATCGCCGTGTTGCGCTACGAGGAGGTGGCCAGGCTGATCCGCGATCCCCGGCTGCGGCAGGGGTCCTATGCGTGGCCGGCCCACAACGGGGCGTCGGGAAGCTGGGCGGACTGGTGGCTGCGCATCATGCTGAACCGCGAGGGCGCGGATCACCAGCGCCTGCGCAAGCTCGCCAACCCCGCCTTCTCGCCGAAGCTGGTCAAGGTGCTGCGCCCGGAGTTCCGCAAGCTCGCCAACGAGCTCATCGACGGCTTCGCGGCCGAGGGCGAATGCGAGTTCGTGCGGGCCTTCGCCGAGCCCTATGCGACGCGGGTGATCTGCCTGCTGCTGGGGACCGATCAGGGCGACTGGGAGCATCTGGTCGACCTCGCCGTGCAGATGGGCATGGCCCTGGGCACGACGTACCGGGAGGACCAGGACCAGATCAACGCGGCCACCGACGAGATGTTCGCCTACGCGCAGCGCATCGTCGACGACCTGCGCGCCAGGGGGCTGGACGACGGCTTCGTCTCCTCGCTGATCCGCGCCAACCAGGACAATCCCGACCTGCTGAGCGAGCAGGAGATGGTCGACACCATCGTGCTTTCGGTGTTCGGCGGCATCGACACGACCCGCAACCAGATCGGGCTGGCGATGGACACCTTCATCCGTCACCCCGACCAATGGGCGCTGCTCGGCGACACGCCGGATCTTGCGCGTCTGGCGGTCGAGGAAGTCATGCGGGTCCGCCCCACCGTCACATGGGTCACCCGCGAGGCGCTGGAGGACATGGAGTACCAGGGCCTCACCATCGCCAAGGGCACGACCGTGCATATGTTCAGCCAGTCGGCCTGCTCGGACCCGCGCGCCTTCGACAATCCGGCGTTCGACATCACCGTGGCCGACCGCAAGAACCACTTCGGCTTCGGTCTCGGCGCGCACCACTGTATCGGCCATTTCATCGCTCGCGGCGACATGACCGAGGCATTGGCGCTGCTGGCGCAGCGGGTGCGCAATCCGCGCTACGCCGGCGAGCCGACCTTCCTGCGCGACAGCGGAAACACCGGCCCGCTGACGATGCCCGTCGCCTTCGACCCCGAAACCTGA
- a CDS encoding sigma 54-interacting transcriptional regulator, whose protein sequence is MSVDRHELLAAADLLGLATGMEETDTVLRCVASFPDGIVVIGADRRMIFVNVEAGQILGARGADLAGQKVDALGDFGGYDWEPVLEALDRQSNGEFVLRGGLRGSVYATLRRIAGDAGGMVLQLRDLQVFDHARRRASGLPQAGRSPGGERKVRPDFLHQRQICPSLDRTISLGERALMQDVRVIITGESGVGKTEIARYLHRHVSEASEPFIVVNCAAIPETLFESELFGYEKGAFTGALSSGKKGLIEQAEGGTLFLDEVGEIPLHLQSKLLTFLEEGTVQRVGGTRPKSVHVRVISATNRDLLDMVRARQFRRDLFHRLAVVKLPVRPLRETPELISHLIDRFVWTTNQRRSDPLVLSDAMRARLMAYGYPGNVRELFNIIQQIAILGEDDLPLIFEAEPAAHPIAGGEAGLPCDGESLKTMVGRYERQLIDAAIARHGSKRKAAAALDVDIGTIVRKTKPAP, encoded by the coding sequence ATGAGCGTCGATCGGCACGAGCTCCTCGCCGCGGCCGATCTGCTTGGCCTTGCAACCGGTATGGAGGAAACGGACACGGTCCTGCGGTGTGTCGCCTCGTTTCCCGACGGCATCGTGGTGATCGGCGCGGATCGCCGCATGATCTTCGTCAATGTGGAGGCCGGCCAGATCCTGGGCGCGCGGGGCGCGGACCTCGCCGGGCAGAAGGTCGATGCGCTCGGCGATTTCGGCGGCTACGACTGGGAGCCGGTCCTGGAAGCGCTCGACCGGCAGAGCAACGGCGAGTTCGTGCTGCGCGGGGGCTTGCGCGGATCGGTCTATGCCACCTTGCGCCGCATTGCCGGCGACGCCGGCGGCATGGTGCTGCAGTTGCGCGACCTTCAGGTCTTCGACCATGCCCGGCGCCGCGCCTCGGGGCTGCCGCAGGCCGGCCGCAGTCCGGGCGGCGAGCGCAAGGTTCGCCCCGACTTCCTGCATCAACGGCAGATCTGCCCCTCGCTCGACCGCACCATCTCGCTGGGCGAGCGCGCGCTGATGCAGGACGTGCGCGTGATCATCACCGGCGAGAGCGGCGTGGGCAAGACCGAGATCGCGCGCTACCTGCACCGCCACGTGAGCGAGGCGTCGGAGCCGTTCATCGTCGTCAATTGCGCGGCCATTCCCGAAACCCTGTTCGAGTCCGAGCTGTTCGGCTACGAGAAGGGCGCCTTCACCGGCGCGCTGAGTTCGGGCAAGAAGGGGCTCATCGAACAGGCCGAAGGCGGCACGCTGTTTCTCGACGAGGTCGGCGAGATCCCGCTGCACCTGCAATCGAAGCTTCTGACCTTCCTGGAGGAAGGGACGGTGCAGCGGGTCGGGGGGACGCGGCCCAAGTCTGTGCATGTCCGCGTGATCTCGGCGACCAATCGCGACCTGCTCGACATGGTCCGGGCCCGGCAGTTCCGCCGCGACCTGTTTCACCGTCTGGCCGTGGTCAAGCTGCCGGTGCGCCCCTTGCGCGAAACGCCGGAGCTGATTTCGCATCTGATCGACCGCTTCGTCTGGACCACCAACCAGCGGCGGTCCGATCCGCTGGTGCTGAGCGATGCCATGCGCGCGCGGCTGATGGCCTATGGCTACCCGGGCAACGTTCGCGAGCTGTTCAACATCATCCAGCAAATCGCGATTCTCGGCGAGGACGACCTGCCGCTGATCTTCGAGGCGGAGCCCGCCGCTCACCCGATCGCGGGCGGCGAAGCGGGCCTGCCGTGCGACGGGGAAAGCCTCAAGACGATGGTCGGACGCTACGAGCGGCAACTGATCGACGCGGCGATCGCCCGGCACGGCAGCAAGCGCAAGGCGGCCGCGGCCCTCGACGTCGACATCGGCACGATCGTGCGCAAGACCAAGCCGGCCCCATAG